In a single window of the Acinetobacter tibetensis genome:
- a CDS encoding sensor histidine kinase: MNIQLLEIGSETEQLSACRLSLLLGITSPQNQISSFLKLARQLLAVDYAVLQFYNEPYAWVSMQSGLKAYASSPLFPSLVRQAYIDERHPDYSIFLTAISTLGLVSQPRLVVLNLQNSEGDSVGHVALFDHQTQAFTQDQIQMLQELFASLMKHIELKIDHAELKEMYEQQSALNFSKTKFFQIIAHDLRAPFHGLLGFSEVLAQERSSLDEDSIQNIADYLHDTTQSTYSLLESLLNWAMAEGGRFVFHPINFQLKQASKIVFDVLNGLAVKKKIQLINAVPEEIKVFADINMVTSVIQNLVSNALKFTHMDGSGVVKISAEVTSKGVEIAIQDTGLGMTSQQIEQLFQPRLTVSFKGTDGEKGMGLGLVLCKRFVEINQGEIQVQSKEGEGTLFKVTLPRAESYLALSQNQKKKETSS; this comes from the coding sequence ATGAACATACAACTCTTAGAGATTGGCTCAGAAACCGAGCAGTTAAGCGCTTGTAGACTTTCATTGCTGTTAGGGATCACATCACCACAGAATCAAATTTCGAGTTTTCTCAAATTGGCGCGGCAACTGCTTGCTGTGGATTATGCTGTTTTACAATTTTATAATGAGCCTTATGCATGGGTGTCAATGCAGTCGGGTTTAAAAGCCTATGCCAGTTCCCCATTGTTTCCCAGTTTGGTCAGACAAGCGTATATCGATGAGCGACATCCTGATTATTCAATTTTCTTAACAGCAATTTCAACTTTAGGCTTGGTATCACAGCCTCGTTTAGTGGTTTTGAATTTACAAAATAGCGAAGGTGATTCGGTCGGTCACGTGGCTTTGTTTGACCATCAAACACAGGCATTTACGCAAGATCAAATTCAAATGCTGCAAGAGCTATTTGCCAGTTTAATGAAGCATATTGAACTTAAAATTGATCATGCAGAACTGAAAGAAATGTATGAGCAGCAGTCTGCATTAAATTTTAGTAAAACCAAATTCTTCCAAATTATTGCACATGATTTACGTGCCCCATTTCATGGCTTGCTTGGATTTTCAGAGGTTTTAGCCCAAGAGCGGAGCAGTTTGGATGAAGACAGTATTCAGAATATTGCAGACTATTTGCATGACACGACGCAATCGACATATAGCTTATTAGAAAGTTTACTCAATTGGGCAATGGCAGAAGGTGGGCGTTTTGTCTTCCATCCGATTAATTTCCAGTTAAAACAGGCTTCAAAAATTGTTTTTGATGTGCTGAATGGCTTAGCTGTTAAAAAGAAGATCCAATTGATTAATGCTGTACCCGAAGAAATCAAAGTTTTTGCCGATATTAATATGGTCACTTCGGTGATTCAGAATTTAGTTTCCAATGCGTTAAAGTTTACGCATATGGATGGTTCTGGCGTAGTCAAAATTTCTGCTGAAGTCACAAGCAAAGGGGTTGAGATTGCGATTCAAGACACAGGTTTGGGTATGACTTCGCAACAAATTGAACAGCTATTTCAACCGCGGTTAACGGTCAGTTTTAAAGGCACAGACGGCGAAAAAGGGATGGGGCTTGGTTTAGTACTGTGTAAACGCTTTGTAGAAATTAATCAGGGCGAAATTCAAGTGCAATCCAAAGAGGGGGAAGGTACTCTATTTAAAGTGACTTTGCCACGAGCGGAATCTTATTTAGCCCTGAGTCAAAACCAAAAGAAAAAAGAAACTTCGTCTTAA
- a CDS encoding sensor domain-containing diguanylate cyclase, translating to MTILQRLLSKLNLDLRKLILFLAMFSVFSLFVISLAVSYYIQRQQLIENSLSVNFDYASKIAQGTDLQFKSLVKQLAYSADILGHSFDDSSTLQNEVNRLRYQSDFFDSVVIINKHGRFVSYAPEHLAFNKQQVNKTYGIQLSLEKKAPVITPPYYSIRHNLIVFISQPIFDQNHQYLGFIGGALYLKKNNLIRELLSIKYNYQNSYMYVLDQYNRIIFHPDPKRIGETVTHNSGLAHIQATKYGKMELVNSQGHENLAGFAYVPSTKWIIVSQQPTAVLLKQATSIVYKILFGMSIFYLVIFFIVWRIAYLISNPLEQLAKMASVLNTPDIDQKIKSIEPWYFEVLKFRLSLLLSAQNFKKRINELNYHVNTDPLTGFYNRRGMDVFTQELINAKTQFCVIAIDIDHFKQVNDTYGHDKGDLVLQKVAELIQANFRDNDVCCRFGGEEFIVLTPSTDLNIGYKLAERLRLKLESTLIEGIGPITISIGLAHWPDTSIHIKAVMKLADENMYQAKANGRNRICM from the coding sequence ATGACCATTCTGCAAAGGCTACTTTCAAAACTCAATCTAGATTTGAGAAAGTTAATTCTTTTTCTTGCGATGTTTAGTGTGTTTAGCCTATTTGTGATTTCACTGGCCGTCAGCTACTACATTCAGCGCCAACAACTGATTGAAAATTCATTGTCTGTCAATTTTGATTATGCTTCAAAAATTGCCCAAGGAACGGACTTACAATTTAAAAGTTTAGTCAAGCAACTGGCATATAGTGCAGACATTCTGGGTCATTCTTTTGATGATTCCAGCACACTGCAAAATGAAGTCAATCGCTTACGTTATCAATCCGATTTTTTTGACAGTGTCGTCATCATCAATAAACATGGACGCTTTGTCAGTTATGCACCAGAGCATTTGGCATTTAATAAACAGCAAGTCAATAAAACCTACGGCATTCAACTGTCATTAGAAAAAAAAGCCCCTGTTATCACACCACCTTATTATTCAATTCGACATAATTTAATCGTCTTTATCTCCCAACCGATTTTTGACCAAAACCACCAATATCTCGGTTTTATTGGCGGAGCATTGTATTTAAAGAAAAATAACTTAATCCGAGAGTTGCTCAGTATCAAATATAATTATCAAAACAGTTATATGTATGTGCTTGATCAATATAATCGCATTATTTTTCATCCTGATCCTAAACGAATTGGTGAAACGGTCACGCACAACTCGGGGCTTGCCCACATTCAGGCGACCAAGTATGGAAAAATGGAATTGGTAAATAGCCAAGGGCATGAAAATCTCGCGGGTTTTGCCTATGTACCGTCAACCAAATGGATCATCGTTTCCCAACAACCCACTGCGGTACTCTTAAAACAAGCCACCAGTATTGTTTATAAAATTTTGTTCGGTATGTCGATCTTTTATTTAGTTATTTTCTTTATTGTGTGGCGTATTGCCTATCTCATTTCCAATCCACTAGAACAGCTTGCAAAAATGGCCAGTGTATTGAATACCCCAGATATCGATCAAAAAATTAAAAGCATTGAACCTTGGTATTTTGAAGTTTTAAAATTCCGCCTATCTTTACTGCTGAGTGCTCAAAACTTTAAAAAGCGGATTAATGAGCTAAATTACCATGTCAATACTGACCCACTGACGGGCTTTTATAACCGTCGTGGCATGGATGTATTTACTCAAGAATTGATCAATGCCAAAACCCAATTTTGTGTGATCGCCATTGATATTGATCACTTTAAACAAGTCAATGATACCTATGGACATGACAAAGGCGATTTGGTCTTACAAAAAGTAGCTGAACTGATTCAGGCCAACTTCCGCGATAATGATGTGTGTTGCCGTTTCGGTGGTGAAGAATTTATTGTTTTAACACCAAGTACCGATTTGAATATTGGTTATAAACTCGCAGAACGCCTAAGACTAAAATTAGAATCGACTTTAATTGAAGGGATTGGTCCAATCACCATTTCCATTGGTCTTGCACATTGGCCTGACACTTCCATTCATATTAAAGCCGTCATGAAACTGGCTGATGAAAACATGTATCAAGCCAAAGCGAATGGGCGTAATCGCATCTGTATGTAA
- a CDS encoding putative bifunctional diguanylate cyclase/phosphodiesterase, translating to MVHIHYDLSLVIGSILFALLACLMVVSLEQLLFREPQQKLHNVILVTSGLVLGVAIWCMHFIAIFAYHFPESFTVDLGLTLTSYLIAFIASTFAIWLITRPTLSFARLIMGAVLMGLGISGMHYTGMLALELPSYHIQYDAMLVVFSIIFAICGSGLTFWLTFKYKAAIKYKLWLKLGIALMMSTTIVGMHFSGMAATKFVKYATDLIILNQSGYSLILFTVLLVTSLIFIAAFFVAVLEQRLEERNLQLYTANQELAKQAVRDNLTKLPNRLYLAEYAHFLFTNHRYNDQKIAFLFIDLDRFKGVNDVFGHHVGDQLLVQLSSRIHAQLNEHQKLLRIGGDEFLMVIEDASLEQAEHMANVALEQIQNSFLIAGKEINISASVGIAMFPEHGNNLQDLLINADAAMLSSKYQGRNTYSVFNYTVDQQETKSLTKLINDLYKAVEEQQFILFYQPKFTTRDHQICGVEALIRWQHPTLGLLTPNMFIRGAEKTGLIIEVGYWVLEQACRQIQIWEKNNAPFFPVAVNLSAVQFEHKHLFSNLEQLFEKYQIDPSHLMIEITETTAMHHIESSILSFERLRQMGIKLAIDDFGTGHSSFLYLKNLPVDELKIDREFIYDLEVDSKEEMILESIIQLAIKLGLVVTAEGVECASQAEILSRLGCQQLQGYLLAMPMEVEQLELLTIKS from the coding sequence ATGGTTCATATACATTATGATTTAAGCCTAGTTATAGGTTCTATTTTATTTGCTTTGTTGGCATGTTTAATGGTCGTGTCACTCGAGCAATTATTATTTCGTGAGCCACAGCAGAAGCTTCACAACGTAATTTTGGTGACCAGTGGATTGGTGCTTGGGGTTGCCATTTGGTGTATGCATTTTATTGCTATTTTCGCCTACCATTTCCCAGAATCATTTACTGTAGATTTGGGGCTAACTTTAACATCTTATTTAATTGCATTTATTGCTTCGACATTTGCCATATGGCTAATTACCCGTCCAACCTTATCATTTGCACGTCTCATTATGGGGGCGGTATTAATGGGATTGGGTATCTCTGGCATGCACTATACAGGGATGCTTGCATTAGAATTGCCGTCTTATCATATTCAATACGATGCCATGTTGGTGGTGTTTTCAATTATTTTTGCAATCTGTGGTTCAGGCTTAACCTTCTGGTTAACATTTAAATATAAAGCTGCAATCAAATATAAACTCTGGTTAAAACTGGGTATTGCATTAATGATGTCGACGACCATTGTCGGTATGCATTTTAGTGGTATGGCTGCTACCAAGTTTGTGAAATATGCCACCGATTTGATCATCTTAAACCAATCGGGTTATAGCTTAATTTTATTCACCGTATTATTGGTGACTTCTCTGATTTTTATTGCCGCTTTTTTTGTCGCGGTGTTAGAGCAACGCTTAGAAGAGCGCAACTTACAATTATATACGGCAAACCAAGAGCTGGCGAAACAAGCGGTTCGGGATAATCTGACCAAATTACCTAACCGATTGTATTTAGCTGAATATGCGCACTTTCTATTTACCAATCACCGTTATAATGACCAAAAAATTGCTTTTCTTTTTATTGATTTAGATCGATTTAAGGGGGTGAATGATGTCTTTGGTCATCATGTTGGCGACCAATTGTTGGTTCAGCTTTCAAGCCGTATTCATGCCCAATTGAATGAACATCAAAAATTACTCCGTATTGGTGGTGATGAATTCTTGATGGTGATTGAAGATGCGAGTTTAGAACAAGCCGAACATATGGCAAATGTTGCACTTGAACAAATTCAAAATAGCTTTTTGATTGCAGGGAAGGAAATTAATATCTCGGCAAGCGTTGGTATCGCGATGTTTCCTGAACATGGCAATAATTTGCAAGATTTACTAATCAATGCAGATGCGGCAATGCTTTCCTCGAAATATCAGGGTCGCAATACCTATTCGGTGTTTAACTATACGGTAGATCAGCAAGAAACAAAAAGTTTAACTAAATTAATCAATGATTTATATAAGGCTGTGGAAGAGCAGCAATTTATCTTGTTTTACCAACCTAAATTTACTACTCGCGATCATCAAATTTGTGGTGTGGAAGCATTAATTCGTTGGCAGCATCCAACTTTGGGGCTATTAACCCCAAATATGTTTATTCGGGGTGCTGAAAAGACCGGACTGATTATTGAAGTGGGCTATTGGGTACTGGAACAAGCGTGCCGTCAGATTCAAATTTGGGAAAAAAATAATGCACCGTTTTTCCCTGTTGCTGTAAACCTTTCTGCTGTGCAATTTGAACACAAGCATTTATTTAGCAACCTAGAACAGTTATTTGAAAAATATCAAATTGATCCAAGTCATTTGATGATTGAAATTACAGAAACGACAGCGATGCATCATATTGAATCCAGTATTTTGAGTTTTGAGCGTTTGCGTCAAATGGGCATCAAGTTGGCAATTGATGATTTTGGTACAGGCCATTCGAGTTTTCTGTATTTAAAAAATCTTCCAGTGGATGAGTTGAAAATAGATCGTGAGTTTATTTATGATTTAGAAGTTGATTCTAAAGAAGAAATGATTCTAGAAAGTATTATTCAACTGGCGATTAAACTCGGTTTGGTGGTGACAGCTGAAGGGGTGGAATGTGCCTCACAAGCAGAAATTTTATCGCGTTTAGGTTGTCAACAATTACAAGGCTATTTACTCGCTATGCCCATGGAAGTCGAGCAACTCGAGCTTTTAACCATCAAATCGTGA
- a CDS encoding carboxy terminal-processing peptidase, with the protein MKLQTIACAVAIATGGLFFTHAINQAIAANDTAVVSKSVVPTKEQALVSRQLATLVDRQHYLNMRLDADTSNRILDFYLDSLDPDHTIFLNSEVEQYKKQYGATFGAALKAGDLTGPYAIHAQYRERLTQFYAFMLAELKKTQNLNQPNVYIDVDREKAAYFKNTQEQRAYWQKMLVSQLINLNISKQEEQAKQKVLKDNPELANGQDLTSPEDLTPVQTLTKRYTRQLERISRTKSDDVLDKTLNAMMLTYDPHSNYFPPVDAMELNRQTTLQLEGIGVSIRPERGNEDYTKIETIVDGGPASKTGQVKSGDRIIGVAQDGEKMIDVVGWPSNEIVGLIRGKRGTKVTVRLLAAGASMNQARNVIIVRDVIQEEDAGVRSRVVEVKRDGKVHRMGVIEIPSFYLNYRARRAGNEYRSVSEDTNNALKDLQTKNVEGIIIDLRNNPGGSLEEVARMLGQVIKSGPVVQIRDGNGNVSVFEDDDGGAQTYAGPLAILINLASASASEIYSAAIQDYERGIVIGSTTTGKGTAQVQLDSLAYGQATLTQRKFYRITGGSTQNKGVIPDVTLVDIYNEEFGERKAKNALKWDTIPTAPFKREGSVKPYVQQLDQASEQRVSVEPQFKYLEQRKAIAKKSDEQKRIVLDMDQRKAELTALEQETLQAENQRRQATGQKPYANWESYQASLDALAESRAKMKATQRPALPEEEAFVTEAANVLLDYAKIPKVKS; encoded by the coding sequence ATGAAACTTCAAACAATAGCTTGTGCAGTTGCCATTGCGACTGGTGGTTTGTTTTTCACACACGCAATCAATCAAGCAATTGCAGCCAACGATACCGCTGTAGTCTCAAAATCTGTCGTGCCAACAAAAGAACAAGCGCTAGTTTCACGACAATTGGCAACCTTAGTTGACCGTCAACATTATTTAAATATGCGTTTGGATGCAGATACTTCGAACCGCATTCTCGATTTTTATCTGGACAGTTTAGATCCAGACCATACAATTTTTCTGAACTCAGAAGTTGAGCAATATAAGAAACAATATGGTGCGACCTTTGGCGCAGCATTAAAAGCAGGGGATTTAACTGGTCCTTATGCCATTCATGCCCAATATCGTGAACGTTTGACACAGTTTTATGCGTTTATGTTGGCAGAGCTGAAAAAAACGCAAAATTTGAATCAGCCAAATGTTTATATTGATGTCGATCGTGAAAAAGCAGCTTATTTTAAAAATACTCAAGAGCAGCGTGCCTATTGGCAAAAAATGCTGGTGTCACAACTCATCAATTTGAACATTAGCAAACAAGAAGAGCAAGCCAAGCAAAAAGTTCTGAAAGATAATCCAGAACTCGCCAATGGACAGGATCTAACCAGTCCAGAAGACCTGACTCCAGTACAAACCCTGACTAAACGCTATACCCGTCAATTGGAACGTATTAGCCGTACCAAAAGTGATGATGTTCTGGATAAAACCTTAAATGCGATGATGCTGACCTATGATCCGCACAGCAACTATTTCCCACCTGTTGATGCGATGGAATTGAACCGTCAAACGACCTTACAGTTAGAAGGAATTGGGGTATCCATTCGCCCAGAACGTGGCAATGAAGACTACACCAAGATTGAAACCATTGTAGATGGTGGTCCTGCAAGTAAAACAGGGCAAGTGAAGTCGGGTGACCGCATTATTGGTGTGGCGCAAGACGGCGAAAAAATGATTGATGTTGTCGGTTGGCCAAGCAATGAAATTGTGGGGTTGATTCGTGGTAAACGTGGCACCAAAGTGACGGTACGTCTATTGGCAGCGGGTGCTTCAATGAACCAAGCACGTAATGTCATCATCGTACGTGATGTGATTCAGGAAGAAGATGCTGGAGTACGTTCACGTGTGGTTGAAGTGAAACGTGATGGTAAAGTGCACCGGATGGGTGTCATTGAAATCCCATCTTTCTACTTGAACTATCGCGCGCGTCGTGCGGGCAATGAATATCGTTCGGTGTCAGAAGATACCAACAATGCCTTGAAAGATCTGCAAACGAAAAATGTAGAAGGCATCATTATTGATTTACGGAATAACCCTGGTGGTTCTTTAGAAGAAGTGGCGCGTATGCTAGGGCAGGTGATTAAGTCTGGTCCAGTGGTACAAATTCGAGATGGCAATGGCAATGTCAGCGTGTTTGAAGATGATGACGGTGGCGCGCAGACCTATGCGGGTCCGTTGGCAATCTTGATTAATTTGGCTTCAGCTTCGGCCAGTGAAATTTATTCTGCTGCCATTCAAGATTATGAGCGTGGCATTGTCATTGGGAGTACCACCACAGGTAAGGGGACTGCACAGGTCCAACTGGACAGTTTGGCTTATGGACAGGCGACCTTGACTCAACGTAAGTTCTACCGTATCACAGGCGGAAGCACACAAAACAAAGGTGTCATTCCAGATGTAACGTTGGTGGATATCTATAATGAAGAGTTTGGTGAACGTAAAGCGAAGAATGCCTTGAAATGGGACACCATTCCGACAGCACCATTTAAGCGAGAAGGTTCCGTTAAACCTTATGTACAACAACTTGATCAAGCTTCTGAACAACGCGTGAGTGTTGAGCCACAGTTCAAATATTTGGAACAGCGCAAAGCGATTGCGAAAAAATCGGATGAACAAAAACGTATTGTTCTCGATATGGACCAACGTAAAGCGGAGTTGACAGCACTAGAGCAAGAAACTTTACAGGCGGAAAACCAACGTCGTCAGGCGACAGGACAAAAGCCATATGCAAATTGGGAGAGCTACCAAGCATCTCTAGATGCATTGGCGGAGTCTCGTGCCAAAATGAAAGCAACGCAACGCCCTGCATTACCTGAAGAGGAAGCATTTGTGACCGAAGCGGCGAATGTATTGCTGGATTATGCGAAAATACCGAAAGTGAAGTCCTGA
- the nagZ gene encoding beta-N-acetylhexosaminidase: MIGALMLDIAGTELTQEDIELLQAPQVGGVILFARNIQSPQQVRALTDHMRQIRPEILIAVDQEGGRVQRLRQGFTLLPAMGRFGELYQKDAEQALDLAEQCGWLMATEVLAVGIDFSFAPVLDLNDISDVIGDRGFAKNMQDIVPLASAFLNGMKRAGMASTGKHFPGHGSVKADSHVAAAIDSRPYAEIFAKDMQSFIQLMPQLDALMPAHVIYEQVDPNPAGFSEFWIQNILRQELKFNGVLFSDDLSMQAACVVGGADARIQAALKAGCDMGLVCNDRAAQCIALAGMTELPLPNQQRLERMRGKIPNIQIGETLALGAEWQRVRDNITAFRNTN; encoded by the coding sequence ATGATTGGCGCATTGATGCTAGACATCGCTGGCACAGAACTTACCCAAGAAGATATTGAACTATTGCAAGCTCCGCAAGTCGGTGGCGTGATTTTATTTGCACGAAATATTCAGTCCCCACAACAAGTCCGTGCACTGACCGATCATATGCGTCAAATTCGTCCTGAAATTTTAATTGCGGTCGATCAGGAAGGTGGACGTGTACAACGTTTAAGACAAGGCTTTACCCTACTTCCTGCCATGGGTCGCTTTGGTGAGTTATACCAAAAAGATGCTGAGCAGGCATTAGACCTTGCTGAACAATGTGGTTGGCTCATGGCAACTGAGGTTTTGGCTGTTGGGATTGATTTTAGCTTTGCCCCTGTGCTCGACTTAAATGACATTAGCGATGTGATTGGTGACCGTGGTTTTGCCAAAAACATGCAAGACATTGTGCCGCTTGCCAGTGCTTTTCTGAACGGTATGAAACGTGCAGGTATGGCTTCAACAGGCAAACATTTCCCTGGGCATGGTTCAGTGAAGGCAGACTCACATGTCGCGGCTGCCATTGATTCACGTCCTTATGCGGAAATCTTTGCCAAAGACATGCAAAGTTTTATCCAACTGATGCCTCAGCTTGATGCCTTAATGCCCGCGCACGTGATTTATGAGCAGGTCGATCCGAACCCAGCAGGTTTCTCTGAGTTCTGGATTCAAAACATTCTTCGTCAAGAATTGAAATTTAATGGCGTGTTGTTCTCCGATGATTTAAGCATGCAGGCTGCGTGTGTCGTTGGTGGTGCAGATGCCCGTATTCAAGCTGCTCTGAAAGCAGGTTGTGATATGGGGCTGGTGTGTAATGATCGTGCTGCGCAATGTATCGCTTTGGCAGGCATGACAGAATTACCGCTACCAAATCAACAACGTTTAGAACGTATGCGCGGGAAAATCCCGAATATTCAAATTGGTGAAACTTTAGCGTTGGGCGCTGAATGGCAACGTGTAAGAGACAACATTACCGCCTTTAGAAATACCAACTAA
- a CDS encoding class I SAM-dependent methyltransferase yields MTEGLSQHRHISFTAHYTGYIWYQMGISNAVFATAKGKFLAKLVHPLESWAERYVGGSMRSTLKQRHRMIDEHLYQLIAQHPQLQVLEIACGLSPRGWSFRRKFPNLVYRELDLPEMAHVKTQALQQLESNSPQVFSADIFSDEFTQVFQKFDTRFPLVVISEGLINYFDKTLLAQLFQAINHNGQHFPEIHYLSDIYPEPVKNKLAHIIWSSSKLLKMMSRSAFSFHFTQPNELQHFLQDAGFQTSSIIQPKLYFQAQTDENTSEEHLGDLVWMLHASSKPASQPTLKY; encoded by the coding sequence ATGACAGAAGGACTTTCACAACATCGCCATATCTCTTTTACAGCCCATTACACAGGTTACATTTGGTATCAAATGGGGATTTCAAATGCCGTTTTTGCCACAGCCAAAGGTAAATTTTTAGCAAAACTGGTGCATCCTTTAGAATCTTGGGCAGAGCGCTATGTGGGGGGCAGTATGCGCAGTACCTTGAAGCAACGCCACCGTATGATTGATGAACATCTCTATCAATTGATTGCACAACACCCGCAGCTACAAGTCTTAGAAATTGCATGTGGGCTTTCACCGCGCGGTTGGAGTTTCCGTCGCAAGTTTCCAAACTTGGTCTATCGAGAATTAGACTTGCCCGAAATGGCACACGTCAAAACTCAAGCACTGCAACAACTTGAATCCAATAGCCCTCAGGTATTCAGCGCTGATATTTTTAGCGATGAATTTACTCAGGTTTTTCAAAAATTTGACACGCGATTTCCACTGGTGGTGATTAGTGAAGGACTAATTAACTACTTTGATAAAACCCTATTGGCACAATTATTCCAAGCAATTAATCACAATGGGCAGCATTTCCCTGAAATTCATTATCTCAGTGATATTTACCCTGAACCCGTCAAAAATAAATTGGCACATATTATTTGGAGTAGCAGCAAACTGTTAAAAATGATGTCCCGTAGTGCCTTTAGTTTTCACTTTACTCAACCGAATGAGCTTCAGCATTTTTTGCAAGATGCAGGTTTTCAAACCTCATCCATCATTCAACCCAAACTCTATTTCCAAGCACAAACAGATGAAAACACCTCTGAAGAACATCTGGGCGATTTGGTCTGGATGCTACACGCCTCAAGTAAACCTGCCTCACAACCCACTTTAAAGTACTAA
- a CDS encoding alpha/beta fold hydrolase translates to MNSIIQLDAELQSSINRHGFFDLYNKHSFKQPARTTWIDGWKIEYMAIAEPETLHRTPIVIIGGAFQNFNSYKYCVEQLFAAGPVILIDLPSMGANQQISNVDTGLSAGTLELSDLAVMLGQWLDIVGLKRVSVMGMSLGSVLASGLADLRPELIDRMILMGVMQKTRKSWRMLLEESLFLMQEQRMEEFGQAVILYLVNHAKLDVTRMSPTAKRLFFRQMAEFTATEQERYEINCNRLLRLTDVPIPSCKVLVACGQYDSFTLPYENANFALQCPEMEFAMIANADHVPQLQRRKETMHLFATYLRGESIQQLDGILNMTRAQLLTMERRGEARIQVSQPFTHLTHRHSDLQLATEIEDMNFFGLKLNFTQGDSQIAAQYPRDLALHLHDEEGSFAIECLIFEIGETHVRALFKHGSFDVAERLLRYIQRQQALMMSASA, encoded by the coding sequence ATGAATTCCATTATCCAATTGGACGCGGAATTACAGTCATCAATAAATCGTCATGGTTTTTTTGATTTATATAATAAGCACAGCTTTAAACAGCCAGCTCGAACCACTTGGATAGATGGGTGGAAAATCGAGTACATGGCAATTGCTGAACCTGAAACGCTTCACCGTACGCCCATTGTGATTATTGGTGGGGCATTCCAAAATTTTAACTCCTATAAATATTGTGTAGAGCAACTGTTTGCCGCAGGCCCCGTCATTTTAATTGATTTACCATCTATGGGTGCAAATCAGCAAATTAGCAATGTCGATACAGGGCTTTCGGCAGGGACATTAGAGTTAAGTGATCTTGCAGTCATGTTGGGACAGTGGTTGGATATTGTCGGGCTGAAGCGAGTTTCAGTCATGGGAATGTCTTTAGGTTCCGTGTTGGCATCGGGTTTGGCAGATTTACGTCCAGAATTGATTGATCGCATGATTCTGATGGGCGTAATGCAAAAAACACGCAAAAGCTGGCGCATGTTACTCGAAGAATCCTTATTTTTAATGCAAGAACAGCGTATGGAGGAATTCGGTCAGGCGGTCATTTTGTATTTGGTGAATCATGCCAAACTGGATGTGACTCGAATGTCGCCAACAGCAAAGCGTTTGTTCTTTCGACAGATGGCAGAATTTACTGCAACCGAGCAAGAACGCTATGAGATTAACTGTAATCGCTTGCTCCGTTTAACCGATGTACCAATTCCAAGCTGTAAGGTTTTAGTGGCTTGCGGTCAATATGACAGTTTCACCTTGCCGTATGAAAATGCCAATTTTGCCTTGCAATGTCCTGAGATGGAATTTGCCATGATTGCCAATGCGGATCATGTGCCACAATTACAACGCCGTAAAGAAACCATGCATTTATTCGCAACTTATTTACGTGGCGAGTCTATTCAGCAGTTAGATGGCATTCTAAATATGACACGGGCACAGCTATTAACCATGGAGCGGCGTGGCGAAGCAAGAATTCAGGTGAGTCAACCATTTACGCATTTAACTCATCGCCATTCAGATTTACAGCTAGCAACTGAAATTGAAGATATGAATTTCTTTGGTTTAAAACTCAATTTTACCCAAGGTGACAGTCAAATCGCTGCACAATATCCACGTGATTTAGCTTTACATCTGCACGATGAGGAAGGTTCTTTTGCGATTGAATGTTTGATCTTCGAAATAGGTGAAACGCATGTTCGTGCCCTATTTAAACACGGCAGCTTTGACGTGGCGGAACGTCTACTGCGCTATATTCAACGCCAGCAAGCCTTGATGATGTCGGCAAGTGCTTAA